A genomic stretch from Deltaproteobacteria bacterium HGW-Deltaproteobacteria-2 includes:
- the purD gene encoding phosphoribosylamine--glycine ligase, producing MPNILLIGNGAREHALAEAITRSQQKPLLFSFMKSNNPGIASLSAKTVPGSYSDLKAITGFAVENKIEFAVIGPEDPLNNGVADALAKINIPAVGPTKSLARLETSKSFTRNLVSKYKIPGNPQFRVFTTINGVEAFLNELEGIVLKPDGLTGGKGVQVQGDHFETKEDALTLCKQILAGGSSLIVEEKFDGEEFSLQCLCDGNTVVATPLVQDHKRRFDGDKGPNTGGMGSYSLPDHSMPFLKPKDLEDGLEITRQVAAALLKETGSPYKGVMYGGFIATKNGTKLLEYNARFGDPEAMNILPLLKTDFVEICRHIIAGTLDKLKIEFEHKATVCKYVVPKGYGLPADHPDAASSKARIELGNVGKARLYYSSVDQKEDGLYLSSSRAIGIVGIADNLIEARKIAEEGVKAVKGPVAYREDIGTDALIQKRIDHMKKIRKN from the coding sequence ATGCCCAATATACTGCTCATAGGAAACGGCGCCCGTGAACACGCACTTGCCGAAGCGATTACCCGCTCCCAACAAAAGCCACTGCTCTTCTCTTTTATGAAATCAAACAATCCAGGCATAGCCTCTCTTTCGGCAAAAACGGTGCCGGGTAGTTATTCCGATCTCAAAGCTATTACAGGTTTTGCTGTGGAAAATAAAATTGAGTTCGCAGTTATCGGTCCTGAAGATCCTCTCAACAACGGTGTTGCAGATGCACTGGCTAAAATAAACATTCCGGCTGTAGGGCCGACAAAAAGTCTGGCACGGCTGGAAACTTCCAAATCATTTACCAGAAATCTTGTCAGCAAATATAAAATCCCCGGCAATCCGCAGTTCAGAGTATTTACAACAATCAACGGAGTAGAAGCTTTTTTAAATGAACTGGAAGGAATCGTTCTTAAACCGGATGGTTTAACAGGCGGAAAAGGTGTACAGGTTCAAGGGGACCATTTTGAAACAAAAGAAGATGCCTTAACGTTGTGTAAACAAATACTAGCCGGCGGTTCTTCACTGATTGTCGAAGAAAAATTCGATGGTGAAGAATTTTCTCTGCAATGTCTGTGCGACGGAAATACAGTGGTTGCCACACCGCTGGTACAGGATCACAAAAGGAGATTTGATGGAGACAAAGGACCCAACACCGGCGGAATGGGCTCCTATTCCCTGCCCGATCATTCCATGCCTTTCTTAAAACCAAAGGATTTGGAGGATGGATTGGAAATCACCCGTCAGGTCGCTGCGGCTCTCTTAAAGGAAACAGGCAGCCCCTACAAAGGTGTTATGTACGGCGGTTTTATTGCTACAAAAAACGGTACAAAACTTCTGGAATACAACGCACGATTTGGCGATCCCGAAGCTATGAACATTCTGCCACTTTTAAAAACTGATTTTGTGGAGATCTGCCGCCATATCATTGCCGGAACACTGGATAAATTAAAAATTGAATTCGAACACAAAGCGACTGTTTGCAAATATGTTGTACCGAAAGGTTATGGTCTGCCCGCCGATCATCCCGATGCCGCTTCATCCAAAGCCAGGATTGAACTAGGAAACGTCGGTAAAGCGCGTCTTTACTATTCATCTGTGGATCAAAAAGAGGATGGTTTATATCTGAGTTCTTCGCGCGCCATTGGTATTGTCGGAATCGCCGACAATTTAATCGAAGCGCGAAAAATAGCGGAAGAAGGCGTCAAAGCAGTTAAAGGTCCTGTTGCCTATCGCGAGGACATTGGCACAGACGCGCTTATCCAAAAACGTATTGATCATATGAAGAAAATACGCAAAAATTGA
- a CDS encoding DUF4197 domain-containing protein: MKRKYIFLSILFVLFICPYSQASFLDTLKDTLNTVTSTTPSGSSGKVDLGLKEALNVGIKNTINYLGKNDGYFANAAVKILIPEKVRKLEPALRGIGYGPQLDEFTLSMNRAAEKAAPLAADIFSTAITEMSFDDANKILRGGNTAATDYLKTKTYDKLLEKFQPAVRKTMSEYKVTQKYDALNEKVKKLPLIGQTTNLDVNRYVSSKALDGLFSVLAKEETNIRTNPKARVTELLKEVFK; this comes from the coding sequence ATGAAAAGAAAATATATCTTCTTAAGTATTTTATTCGTATTATTCATTTGTCCATACAGCCAGGCGTCTTTTCTTGATACACTTAAAGACACACTTAATACCGTGACATCTACCACCCCTTCCGGCAGCAGCGGGAAAGTCGATCTGGGACTCAAAGAAGCATTGAATGTAGGCATAAAAAATACTATAAATTATCTGGGGAAAAATGACGGTTACTTCGCCAATGCCGCAGTCAAGATATTAATACCTGAAAAAGTTAGAAAATTAGAACCAGCTCTGCGAGGTATCGGCTATGGACCGCAACTGGATGAATTTACGCTCAGCATGAACAGAGCCGCGGAAAAAGCTGCTCCGCTGGCCGCGGATATTTTCTCAACTGCGATTACAGAAATGAGCTTTGACGACGCCAACAAAATCCTGCGTGGCGGAAATACGGCCGCGACGGATTATCTCAAAACAAAAACATACGACAAGCTGCTGGAGAAATTTCAGCCGGCAGTACGCAAAACGATGAGCGAATATAAAGTAACTCAGAAGTATGACGCGCTTAACGAAAAAGTAAAGAAACTGCCTCTGATCGGTCAAACGACTAATCTGGATGTGAATAGATATGTTTCATCCAAAGCGCTCGATGGTTTATTCTCCGTTCTGGCCAAAGAAGAAACCAACATCCGCACCAATCCTAAAGCGAGAGTAACAGAACTTCTTAAGGAAGTTTTTAAATAA
- a CDS encoding UDP-N-acetylglucosamine pyrophosphorylase, translated as MRKVNKVNENKFCAVILAAGKGTRMKSDKAKVLHVLNGKPLLHYSLVAAKEAGAEKIVAVIGHQANRVREEFANSGCIFVEQKPQKGTGHAVLQAKDILANYKGLTVILCGDVPLLKSATIKSLLENHVASKAVVSVLTSIPPPPHAYGRIVKDDKGNVLKIVEHKDATEVEKKIGEINTGIYCVDTKYLFSALQKVTDNNQQHEYYLTDIVEIACREGQKVKSFIASDYVEVMGINTLEELARAEKYLLA; from the coding sequence TTGAGAAAGGTTAATAAAGTGAACGAAAATAAATTCTGTGCGGTGATTCTGGCGGCGGGAAAAGGCACCCGCATGAAATCGGATAAGGCTAAAGTTCTGCATGTCCTAAATGGCAAGCCGCTTCTGCATTATTCTCTGGTGGCGGCAAAAGAAGCCGGAGCCGAAAAGATAGTGGCGGTTATCGGCCATCAGGCGAATAGAGTTAGAGAAGAGTTTGCCAATAGCGGTTGTATTTTTGTCGAACAAAAGCCGCAAAAGGGAACGGGGCACGCTGTTTTGCAGGCGAAAGATATATTAGCTAATTACAAAGGGCTTACCGTAATTCTTTGCGGTGATGTACCGCTTTTAAAATCCGCGACAATAAAATCACTGCTGGAAAATCATGTTGCTTCAAAAGCCGTGGTTTCAGTATTGACAAGCATTCCGCCTCCGCCTCATGCCTACGGACGCATCGTTAAGGATGACAAGGGTAATGTTTTAAAAATAGTTGAGCATAAGGATGCCACAGAAGTTGAGAAAAAAATCGGGGAAATAAATACAGGAATTTACTGCGTCGATACAAAATATTTATTTTCCGCGCTACAAAAAGTTACCGACAATAATCAGCAGCACGAATATTATCTTACCGACATTGTCGAGATAGCCTGTCGCGAAGGCCAAAAAGTAAAATCATTTATCGCTTCCGATTACGTTGAGGTTATGGGAATCAACACATTGGAAGAACTAGCCCGCGCGGAAAAGTATCTCCTTGCATGA
- a CDS encoding tRNA dihydrouridine synthase DusB: MMNIIKTAAQKGAFLAPLAGISNLPFRLIVRSQGCALAYTEMISTNGLVRKTAKTYEYLKSCADDRPLGAQIFGADPQIMAEAARIVADSDVDLIDINMGCPVKKVIKAGAGAILMKNPDLIARIVEAVKKAVKIPVTVKIRSGWTHSSINAVQIAKIAEDCGADAITVHARTADQGYSGQADWKIIAEVKKTIKIPVIGNGDIRQPQDSVRMLKETSCDAVMVGRGSLGNPWIFKGIAQECSGKPVNYLPDLEQRLEMIQNHWKMESQFFGEKVAIKSFHKHILWYTKGLDNSSRFRELAGKLKDKESILHELNDYFRLLKISKS; this comes from the coding sequence ATGATGAATATAATTAAAACAGCCGCACAAAAAGGAGCCTTTCTTGCCCCGCTGGCGGGAATTTCCAATTTGCCGTTTAGATTGATTGTCCGTTCTCAGGGGTGCGCATTGGCTTACACGGAGATGATCAGCACCAACGGCCTTGTCCGCAAAACTGCCAAAACTTACGAATATCTTAAATCCTGTGCTGATGACCGTCCGCTGGGTGCGCAGATATTTGGAGCTGATCCTCAAATTATGGCCGAGGCCGCCCGCATTGTTGCAGATAGTGACGTTGATTTGATTGATATCAATATGGGTTGTCCGGTAAAAAAGGTAATTAAGGCTGGTGCCGGTGCCATTTTAATGAAAAATCCCGATCTCATTGCCCGCATAGTTGAAGCTGTAAAAAAAGCTGTAAAAATTCCCGTTACGGTAAAAATTCGCTCCGGCTGGACGCATTCATCAATTAATGCTGTGCAAATTGCGAAAATTGCGGAGGATTGTGGAGCCGATGCAATTACCGTTCACGCCCGTACAGCCGATCAGGGTTACAGTGGTCAGGCAGATTGGAAAATAATCGCGGAAGTAAAAAAAACCATTAAAATTCCTGTAATTGGCAACGGCGATATCCGTCAGCCGCAGGACTCTGTAAGAATGCTGAAAGAGACTTCCTGCGATGCCGTAATGGTTGGAAGGGGATCATTAGGTAATCCCTGGATATTTAAAGGTATTGCTCAGGAATGTTCCGGTAAGCCGGTAAATTATTTGCCTGATTTGGAGCAAAGGCTGGAAATGATTCAAAATCATTGGAAAATGGAATCCCAATTTTTTGGAGAAAAAGTGGCCATAAAGAGCTTTCATAAGCATATTCTTTGGTATACCAAGGGCTTAGATAACTCCAGCCGCTTCCGGGAGCTTGCGGGAAAATTAAAAGACAAAGAAAGTATTCTTCATGAACTCAATGATTATTTCCGGTTACTGAAGATTAGTAAAAGTTAA